From Streptomyces sp. GSL17-111, one genomic window encodes:
- a CDS encoding pPIWI_RE_Z domain-containing protein: MRDRSSWYRPVVEALRPWPEAHDDTRPSLLCQVELGLRLLETLDPRCGADGVWTLLGGYPFGQAAGLVRSDSQHLAVAAARHLLWPMRRRRMWEQALETYLELPERLRGYRVPTTGGPARRVDPPIAGARFTVYDAALATLPDFATSSLPLAGTGSYRFMDGRRHASVSIPESLVREPTAGHDLAAGRPGDSTPIDVSMDELADTAEWMDAEEQRLGLRAGNWAERLTDLHLDTRSPGGSDFVPASRLRLDELTHLVGMVGAGKSTLMSLLAVWAHQRGLRTTLVVGDVAEQIALTELFRGLGLSAAVVQGGTTREQHTQRLHRRLAARGARSLLLHTDRAFDHLSTTCPLDALRGLDAAAPLRYADAPCGALHPVRHTAPPEEPSGPDDRLEHLRALRRTESPPSDRPSEAPDELRDAHTCPLWSSCPRHFAARSLVDALIWVANPASLVQTAVPRQLSAERLRYLELACLRSDIVIVDEADRVQMQLDQMFAPSATLVTRGPESWLDQLQTHEIAELARQGRLPLSDRDVERWSSALDVVGQATDRLYARLIKNEDLRSWAQIDYFSAWTLQERLLHEWYPPLAAPTEETLENEAELYEGEGGLRAARTSGEEPDGQRLSPAGDPHAERREVVTRVLDAFRDDPLGDRGPYGTDTDALTRLAHDLLHTLDEKSTRRRVRTVLEVLLKEAPCVKEGSASGDKWLEQAAERLEFVIILAVLHQRLDRVTFLWPQVEAALHLDTGGNDLTRRPPLDYAPLVPETPMGNVLGFQYLPDDRERRRDSEGRCTGTLRFFRCAGVGRELLLSLHRLGAQPEHGRGGPQVLLMSGTSWAGTSTRAHVLAPVRAVLRPGTKALRAISETHFRTHFLYDTAGRPIRLSGQHPDRRADVLRSMVLGLARDGRGGEPGPLRQELGRIADERRRRALLLVGSYREATVAAHLLDEIPRWHGRVRVLTADDAELDAAVAGDPARGDGRGRAGAVRRGDLATFADDPDAELLVAPLLAIERGHNILTVPQRPGEERVAAFGTVFFLARPHPRPDDLSLTVFAVNDWAARFVRDQHRDSRSGQQGGFTELVSAAPDLNQAGATFRTTARGVWRHLLSRPYVYSALSESEKESFAWDQLVTIWQVIGRLVRGGVPARVVFVDAAFAPALAAAWAPRPLVEPPRWLRDPGLLVRLRDVLAPYFDQGADPCTFTDPTDPALVRKLYQPLYQALCRLGTDD; this comes from the coding sequence ATGCGTGACCGGAGCAGTTGGTACCGGCCGGTGGTGGAGGCCCTGCGACCCTGGCCGGAAGCGCACGACGACACCAGACCGTCGCTGCTGTGCCAAGTGGAGCTGGGGCTCAGACTGCTGGAGACCCTGGATCCGCGCTGCGGTGCGGACGGGGTGTGGACGTTGCTCGGGGGATATCCCTTCGGTCAGGCAGCGGGGCTGGTGCGGAGCGACTCCCAGCACCTGGCGGTAGCAGCCGCTCGGCATCTGCTGTGGCCGATGCGCCGACGGCGGATGTGGGAACAGGCTTTGGAGACCTACCTGGAGCTGCCGGAACGCCTGCGCGGCTACCGTGTTCCGACCACCGGCGGTCCTGCCCGTCGGGTAGACCCACCGATCGCAGGGGCACGGTTTACCGTCTACGATGCCGCACTCGCGACGCTGCCCGACTTCGCCACCAGCTCGCTCCCCCTGGCCGGCACGGGATCCTACCGCTTCATGGACGGCCGTCGACACGCGTCCGTATCCATCCCCGAGTCCCTGGTCCGAGAACCGACGGCGGGACACGATCTGGCGGCAGGCCGGCCTGGTGACTCCACACCGATCGATGTGTCGATGGATGAACTCGCCGATACTGCGGAGTGGATGGACGCCGAGGAGCAGCGGCTCGGGCTCCGGGCCGGCAACTGGGCGGAGCGCCTCACGGATCTCCATCTCGACACGCGTTCCCCGGGCGGCAGCGACTTCGTCCCCGCTTCCCGGCTGCGGCTGGACGAGCTCACCCACCTGGTGGGTATGGTCGGCGCCGGTAAGTCCACATTGATGAGCCTTCTGGCGGTCTGGGCGCACCAGCGCGGCCTGCGGACCACGCTGGTCGTCGGGGACGTCGCGGAACAGATCGCCTTGACCGAACTCTTCCGCGGCCTCGGCCTGTCCGCCGCCGTGGTCCAAGGCGGCACCACACGGGAGCAGCACACCCAGCGGCTGCACCGTCGGCTCGCGGCCCGTGGTGCACGATCCCTGCTGCTCCACACCGACCGTGCGTTCGACCATCTGAGCACCACGTGCCCTCTGGACGCCCTGCGCGGCCTGGACGCGGCCGCTCCGCTACGCTACGCCGACGCGCCCTGCGGAGCCCTGCACCCGGTCCGTCACACCGCGCCCCCCGAGGAGCCGTCCGGCCCGGACGACCGGCTGGAACACCTGCGCGCCCTTCGCCGGACCGAGTCACCTCCTTCGGACCGCCCGTCGGAAGCTCCCGACGAACTTCGGGACGCGCACACGTGCCCCCTGTGGTCGTCCTGTCCACGCCATTTCGCCGCTCGCTCCCTGGTCGATGCGCTGATCTGGGTGGCGAATCCGGCCAGTCTGGTGCAGACGGCCGTACCACGTCAGCTCAGCGCCGAACGACTGCGCTACTTGGAACTGGCCTGCCTACGCAGCGACATCGTGATCGTGGACGAGGCGGACCGCGTACAGATGCAGCTGGACCAGATGTTCGCGCCATCGGCGACGCTGGTGACGCGTGGACCGGAGTCGTGGCTCGACCAGCTCCAGACCCACGAGATCGCCGAACTGGCACGGCAGGGCAGGCTGCCCCTCTCCGACCGTGACGTGGAGCGCTGGTCCTCCGCACTCGATGTCGTCGGTCAGGCCACCGACCGTTTGTACGCACGGCTGATCAAGAATGAGGATCTGCGTTCCTGGGCCCAGATCGACTACTTCAGTGCCTGGACGTTGCAGGAGCGGCTGCTCCACGAGTGGTACCCGCCCCTTGCCGCTCCGACCGAGGAGACCCTGGAGAACGAAGCGGAACTGTACGAAGGCGAGGGGGGGCTGCGTGCGGCCCGCACCTCCGGGGAGGAACCGGACGGGCAACGCCTGAGCCCTGCCGGAGATCCCCACGCCGAACGCCGTGAGGTGGTCACCCGGGTGCTGGACGCCTTCCGTGACGATCCGCTCGGCGACCGCGGGCCCTACGGCACGGACACCGATGCCCTGACGCGCCTGGCCCACGACCTGCTGCACACCCTCGACGAGAAGAGCACCCGGCGCAGGGTCCGGACCGTGCTGGAAGTCCTGCTGAAGGAAGCACCCTGCGTCAAGGAGGGGAGCGCATCCGGTGATAAGTGGCTTGAGCAAGCCGCAGAACGCTTGGAGTTCGTGATCATCCTGGCCGTGCTGCATCAGCGGCTGGATCGCGTCACCTTCCTGTGGCCGCAGGTTGAGGCGGCACTCCACCTGGACACCGGCGGCAACGACCTCACTCGTCGCCCGCCGCTCGACTACGCCCCGCTGGTGCCCGAAACGCCTATGGGGAACGTACTGGGTTTCCAGTACCTCCCCGACGACCGCGAGCGGCGCCGGGACTCCGAAGGGCGCTGCACCGGCACTCTGCGGTTCTTTCGCTGCGCCGGGGTCGGCCGGGAGCTCCTGCTCTCCCTCCACCGGCTGGGGGCACAGCCGGAACACGGCCGGGGCGGCCCCCAGGTGCTGCTGATGTCCGGCACCAGCTGGGCAGGAACGTCCACCCGGGCGCATGTCCTCGCTCCGGTTCGCGCCGTCCTCCGTCCGGGGACGAAGGCACTTCGGGCCATCAGCGAGACGCACTTCCGAACGCATTTCCTCTACGACACCGCAGGTCGGCCCATCAGGCTTTCCGGCCAGCACCCGGACCGTCGCGCCGATGTGCTGCGCTCCATGGTGCTGGGGCTGGCCCGCGACGGCCGCGGCGGTGAGCCGGGGCCCCTGCGCCAGGAGCTCGGCCGCATCGCGGACGAACGCCGACGGCGCGCCCTGTTGCTGGTGGGAAGCTACCGTGAGGCCACAGTCGCCGCCCATCTGCTGGACGAGATCCCGCGCTGGCACGGCCGGGTACGGGTCCTGACCGCCGATGACGCCGAGCTGGACGCGGCCGTCGCGGGAGACCCGGCGCGCGGCGACGGACGCGGCCGTGCGGGCGCCGTCCGCAGAGGCGACCTGGCCACGTTCGCGGACGATCCGGACGCGGAACTGCTGGTGGCTCCGCTGCTGGCCATCGAACGGGGACACAACATCCTCACCGTGCCGCAACGCCCCGGCGAGGAACGTGTGGCCGCCTTCGGCACCGTCTTCTTCCTCGCCCGCCCGCATCCCCGACCGGACGACCTGTCGCTCACGGTCTTCGCCGTGAACGACTGGGCGGCACGCTTCGTCCGGGACCAACACCGGGACAGCAGAAGCGGGCAGCAAGGCGGATTCACCGAGCTCGTCTCGGCGGCCCCGGATCTCAATCAGGCCGGCGCCACGTTCCGTACCACCGCTCGAGGGGTGTGGCGGCATCTCCTGTCCCGACCGTACGTCTACTCCGCTCTGTCGGAGAGTGAGAAGGAGTCGTTCGCCTGGGATCAGCTCGTCACCATCTGGCAAGTGATCGGACGGCTCGTGCGAGGCGGTGTTCCGGCCCGCGTCGTCTTCGTGGACGCGGCCTTCGCCCCCGCGCTGGCAGCCGCCTGGGCACCGCGTCCCCTGGTCGAGCCACCACGCTGGCTGCGGGATCCCGGCCTGCTCGTGCGGCTGCGAGACGTACTCGCGCCGTACTTCGACCAAGGGGCCGATCCCTGCACTTTCACGGACCCGACCGATCCGGCGCTCGTCCGGAAGCTCTATCAGCCGCTCTACCAGGCCCTGTGCCGCCTCGGCACCGACGACTGA
- a CDS encoding pPIWI_RE module domain-containing protein — protein MPSYTHLRRAAYLQDPDASPWTASYHALPFPEHWHEGLLALCNVGRDEERRLRTVPTRRLDGVLQTLAPDLIVRPRSRPPLGERTTPPQDAWLYVPSEAPPPLPAPALSRLLDAWLPTLGPRDGGFGHKFRRLMLATSAELKKSLPTWHAVGEVKLLVTPASDGGTAVPEGRQFQLATDALARRILALDPYEFDGGTLRFRAVPRGPRDQGAELMSQPLCRTVKRREWWFSVVLNISLHTVPFDPQPRLHLHWSVRRWATHPRRDTGRLDLPFTQATSVHLRPNIPWLPGAPTSDRYAVARLVRDHRSGSFTWMHNDPAGILRALTLGDRFPAVDALLSDPVTWIDEGGPGVRAAVTHSNRMSATHEIGRGFMPHQRSQLTAWAEQALPEGVRRAPDLVRAARGAGAPANRRPKPKGDEAKQREGERTAHQRRAALAAVRSADGRRPEVEFRLLWQTHELRHQAVAAFADVLGLPERPQASNRSGLTDQTFDEARPGSSVDLEWHTPELLLRLRCLPLNGGLGERLELDDSIRGKGARIAEAITTRRRDVCTRLKEDGAAPEQPALALVEIAHRSAFRASGTDPKFALRLGCADAGVLTQFAATPTAERGARNEGSLEHRVRNAWLDGIRQLGVRVLPEHTRTEALPDDLRYAALWMVKRRKDGPTRLPLHQPVAVLMTPLPGAAGLARIQGWDDERGDWVPYPDFLLGLVKKAEVSADAFHEPTPRLPGPRSGEGSESSPVHVTSPAWRGNLEEQRRRTARFLQRLLHSLRGRPTVLITHAQNSRLHWPWLQDGRVIRDLLKDGHAPARRIDEQLRLVRVRGGSGRETAQWWGVAEGPDQASGQPAGFWSLPVQEGCRRTLGERVFYSATSRPQTQPVSPSLDRLAIRVNAQGTPTSQAGTDACNPALTEITVLACHPDDNSEDRQDDPLDFALAMHQLRQAPDYPDALSLPLPLHLAGQAQAYVLPMAEAEESEEADLEGRAHADGRTEGDLDPDLTEPPSPDAAPEPQLSLF, from the coding sequence ATGCCGAGCTACACCCATCTCCGGCGTGCCGCCTACCTCCAGGACCCCGACGCGTCGCCCTGGACCGCGTCGTACCACGCTCTACCGTTTCCCGAGCACTGGCATGAGGGCCTCCTCGCCCTGTGCAACGTCGGACGGGACGAAGAGAGAAGGCTGCGCACGGTCCCGACCCGACGTCTCGACGGAGTACTACAAACGCTGGCTCCCGATCTGATCGTGCGTCCTCGCAGCCGTCCGCCCCTCGGCGAACGGACCACTCCCCCCCAAGACGCCTGGCTGTACGTTCCTTCCGAGGCACCGCCTCCGCTGCCCGCGCCCGCGTTGAGTCGGCTGCTGGATGCCTGGTTGCCCACGCTCGGCCCCAGGGACGGCGGATTCGGGCACAAGTTCCGTCGTCTGATGCTCGCGACCAGCGCCGAACTGAAGAAGAGCCTGCCGACCTGGCATGCGGTCGGCGAGGTCAAGCTGCTCGTTACTCCGGCCAGCGACGGTGGCACCGCAGTGCCTGAGGGTCGGCAGTTCCAGCTCGCCACCGATGCGCTGGCCCGCCGCATCCTCGCACTCGACCCCTACGAGTTCGACGGTGGCACGCTGCGCTTCCGCGCGGTGCCACGGGGGCCGCGGGATCAAGGCGCCGAGCTGATGTCCCAGCCGCTGTGCCGCACCGTCAAGCGAAGGGAGTGGTGGTTCTCCGTCGTCCTCAACATCTCGCTGCACACCGTGCCTTTCGACCCGCAACCCCGCCTGCACCTGCACTGGAGTGTGCGACGTTGGGCAACCCACCCCCGCCGCGACACCGGCAGGCTCGATCTGCCCTTCACACAAGCGACCTCCGTCCATCTGCGCCCGAACATCCCCTGGCTACCCGGTGCACCGACGAGCGACCGGTACGCCGTAGCCCGGCTGGTGAGGGATCACCGCTCCGGCTCCTTCACCTGGATGCACAACGACCCCGCCGGCATCCTGCGCGCCCTCACGCTGGGAGACCGTTTCCCCGCTGTCGACGCGCTGCTGTCCGACCCCGTCACCTGGATCGACGAGGGTGGGCCCGGCGTACGTGCGGCCGTAACACACAGCAACCGCATGAGCGCCACCCATGAGATCGGCCGTGGCTTCATGCCTCATCAGCGGTCCCAACTGACGGCGTGGGCTGAGCAGGCGCTGCCGGAGGGCGTGCGGCGGGCCCCCGACCTGGTACGGGCGGCACGGGGCGCCGGTGCTCCCGCCAATCGGCGGCCCAAGCCGAAGGGGGATGAGGCGAAGCAGCGGGAAGGAGAGCGCACGGCTCACCAGCGGCGTGCCGCACTGGCCGCCGTTCGATCGGCCGACGGCAGAAGGCCCGAGGTGGAGTTCCGGCTCCTGTGGCAGACCCACGAGTTGCGTCACCAGGCCGTGGCCGCCTTCGCTGACGTGCTCGGTCTTCCCGAGCGTCCGCAGGCGTCCAACCGTTCCGGCCTCACCGACCAGACCTTCGACGAGGCCAGGCCGGGATCATCCGTGGATCTGGAGTGGCACACTCCCGAACTGCTGCTCCGGCTGCGCTGTCTGCCGTTGAACGGCGGGCTGGGAGAGAGACTGGAGCTTGACGACAGCATCCGCGGCAAGGGGGCTCGGATCGCGGAGGCGATCACCACCCGACGGCGCGACGTATGCACCCGGCTCAAGGAGGACGGTGCCGCCCCGGAGCAGCCCGCCCTCGCCCTCGTGGAGATCGCCCATCGCAGCGCCTTCCGAGCCTCCGGGACTGACCCCAAGTTCGCGCTCCGGCTTGGCTGCGCGGACGCGGGGGTACTGACACAGTTCGCCGCAACGCCTACCGCCGAGCGAGGAGCCCGGAACGAGGGAAGCCTGGAGCACCGGGTGCGTAACGCCTGGCTCGACGGGATCCGGCAGCTCGGTGTGCGGGTGCTGCCCGAACATACACGTACCGAAGCGCTACCCGACGATCTGCGATACGCCGCCCTGTGGATGGTCAAACGACGCAAGGACGGGCCTACTCGGCTGCCACTCCATCAGCCTGTCGCTGTCCTCATGACCCCACTTCCAGGTGCTGCGGGGTTGGCTCGGATCCAAGGCTGGGACGATGAGCGGGGCGACTGGGTTCCGTATCCGGACTTCCTGCTCGGGCTGGTGAAGAAGGCAGAGGTCAGCGCCGACGCTTTCCACGAGCCGACGCCTCGCCTTCCGGGCCCGCGTTCTGGAGAGGGCTCCGAGTCGTCGCCGGTCCACGTCACCTCTCCAGCGTGGCGTGGCAATCTCGAGGAGCAGCGACGCCGGACGGCAAGGTTCCTCCAGCGGTTGCTGCACTCCCTGCGCGGGCGGCCTACGGTCCTCATCACCCATGCGCAGAACAGCAGACTGCACTGGCCCTGGCTCCAGGATGGTCGAGTAATCCGGGATCTGTTGAAAGACGGGCACGCGCCGGCACGCCGGATCGACGAGCAACTGCGACTGGTTCGGGTAAGAGGAGGCTCGGGCAGGGAGACAGCCCAGTGGTGGGGCGTGGCCGAAGGACCGGATCAGGCCAGCGGGCAGCCGGCAGGGTTCTGGTCCCTCCCGGTGCAAGAGGGCTGTAGGCGAACGCTCGGCGAGCGGGTCTTCTACAGCGCTACGAGCCGACCGCAGACGCAACCCGTCTCCCCCTCGCTGGACCGCCTGGCCATTCGAGTCAACGCACAGGGCACACCGACTTCCCAAGCCGGTACCGATGCCTGCAACCCCGCGCTGACGGAGATCACGGTGCTCGCCTGTCATCCTGACGACAACAGCGAGGACCGCCAAGACGATCCACTCGATTTCGCGCTGGCGATGCATCAGCTACGCCAGGCGCCGGACTACCCGGACGCCCTCTCACTGCCCTTGCCGCTGCATCTGGCCGGTCAGGCTCAGGCTTACGTGCTGCCTATGGCGGAGGCCGAGGAGTCCGAGGAGGCGGACCTGGAAGGCCGCGCGCACGCAGATGGGAGAACGGAAGGGGACCTTGACCCCGACCTCACCGAGCCCCCTTCGCCCGATGCGGCGCCCGAACCCCAACTCTCGCTTTTCTGA
- a CDS encoding ATP-dependent helicase — MPKLAISEEFFEEYARLEKHVRSGVRDAVRTFQQLTIAQLYGKKGLHLEQLAHARDPRIRTIRITKSYRGVVLAPDDGSHTFLLIRVAPHDEAITWAQKRAYSVNAATGALEVRNVEALEAVEPFFADKANTEPSRLFATHSDSVLRDLGLDDQMLRLARLCTDRDDLRMITPPLMPADQFEVLEFLAEGFTPEEVWEQLITVRRPASRSTDKRAPVGIGEAIRNTPNRIVEVAGADELERVLADDFARWRVFLHPTQRRVAYHPGYRGPAQVTGGPGTGKTVAALHRVRHLLLANRDSDARVLLTTFTNAMADALRENLGLLLGEADRHLLTRVDITTVDSLASRVIREAHGAVPKALSGPAEKSMWTTIRSRHGLGWSEQFLSQEFRHVLLAQELRTPEEYLRCTRRGRGTPVGPVQRAQLWRAMEDFATTVDSRGTATYTQLCARAARILRGRTPRYRHVVVDEAQDLHPAQWRVLRACVAPGADDMFLVGDPHQRIYDSRVSLKSLGIPITGRSARLRLNYRSTEEILTWALSLLDGQQVFRLGQDDEEGDLDTLAGYRSELHGRMPVARGWRTQEEELAGLAEQVRAWIDVDGVRPSEIAVCARFNAVVDAVIAGLKRAGVPAVGVRKAPGPEVGGVRVASMYAMKGLEFRCVAVVGVNAGVLPFPPKITPSEVDPVQHKSDLLAEHCLLFVACTRARDALAVSWSGERSRLLNAAVEG, encoded by the coding sequence ATGCCAAAACTGGCCATCTCGGAGGAGTTCTTCGAGGAGTACGCGCGCCTGGAGAAGCACGTGCGCAGCGGCGTACGCGACGCTGTCCGCACCTTCCAGCAACTCACGATCGCACAATTGTACGGAAAGAAGGGGTTGCACCTCGAACAGCTGGCGCACGCTCGCGATCCGCGCATTCGCACGATTCGCATCACCAAGTCCTACCGGGGTGTCGTACTGGCACCGGACGACGGAAGCCATACCTTCCTCCTGATCCGAGTAGCACCGCATGACGAGGCGATCACCTGGGCTCAGAAGCGGGCCTACTCGGTCAACGCGGCCACGGGCGCCTTGGAGGTACGGAACGTCGAAGCACTGGAAGCAGTGGAACCGTTCTTCGCGGACAAGGCGAACACCGAGCCGAGCCGGCTCTTCGCGACGCATTCCGACTCCGTGCTGCGCGACCTCGGACTTGACGACCAGATGCTCAGATTGGCGCGTCTCTGCACAGACCGGGACGACCTACGCATGATCACTCCGCCGCTGATGCCGGCGGACCAGTTCGAGGTTCTGGAATTCCTGGCTGAGGGCTTCACTCCCGAGGAGGTCTGGGAACAGCTGATCACCGTGCGTCGGCCGGCGAGCCGCTCCACCGACAAGCGCGCACCCGTGGGTATCGGTGAGGCGATTCGCAACACTCCCAACCGCATCGTGGAAGTGGCAGGCGCCGACGAGCTGGAGCGCGTACTCGCCGACGACTTCGCCCGGTGGCGCGTCTTCCTGCACCCGACTCAGCGGCGAGTCGCCTATCACCCCGGCTACAGGGGCCCCGCACAGGTGACCGGCGGACCCGGCACCGGCAAGACGGTCGCGGCGCTGCACAGGGTGCGGCACCTGCTACTCGCGAACCGTGACAGTGACGCACGGGTCCTCCTGACCACGTTCACCAACGCCATGGCCGACGCACTACGGGAGAACCTCGGGTTGCTCCTCGGCGAGGCCGATCGCCACCTGCTCACCCGCGTCGACATCACCACCGTCGACTCGCTCGCTTCCCGCGTCATCCGCGAAGCTCACGGCGCGGTACCGAAGGCACTTTCCGGTCCCGCCGAGAAGAGCATGTGGACGACCATACGCTCGCGCCACGGGCTCGGATGGTCCGAGCAGTTCCTTTCCCAGGAGTTCCGGCACGTGCTCCTGGCTCAAGAGCTGAGGACCCCCGAGGAGTATCTACGCTGCACTCGGCGCGGGCGTGGAACTCCGGTAGGACCTGTCCAGCGGGCTCAGCTATGGCGAGCGATGGAGGACTTCGCTACCACCGTCGACTCCCGCGGGACAGCGACGTACACCCAGCTGTGCGCCCGCGCCGCGCGCATTCTGCGGGGGCGGACTCCCCGGTACCGGCATGTCGTGGTGGACGAGGCCCAGGACCTGCACCCGGCACAGTGGAGGGTCCTGCGCGCCTGTGTCGCACCCGGAGCCGACGACATGTTCCTCGTCGGCGACCCCCATCAACGGATCTATGACTCACGGGTGTCTCTGAAGTCTTTGGGAATCCCGATCACCGGCCGGTCCGCCCGCCTGCGGCTCAACTACCGCAGCACAGAGGAAATTTTGACCTGGGCGCTGTCTCTTTTGGACGGACAGCAGGTCTTCCGGTTGGGTCAGGACGACGAGGAAGGTGATCTCGACACGCTCGCCGGTTACCGCTCGGAGCTGCACGGCCGCATGCCGGTCGCCCGGGGGTGGAGGACGCAGGAGGAGGAGCTTGCGGGCTTGGCGGAGCAGGTCCGGGCCTGGATCGACGTCGACGGTGTGCGGCCGTCAGAGATCGCCGTGTGCGCACGCTTCAACGCCGTGGTCGATGCGGTCATCGCCGGGCTGAAGCGGGCGGGCGTCCCCGCCGTTGGCGTGAGGAAAGCCCCCGGCCCGGAAGTAGGGGGCGTGCGCGTGGCGAGCATGTACGCGATGAAGGGGCTCGAGTTCCGCTGCGTTGCCGTGGTCGGTGTCAACGCGGGCGTGCTGCCGTTTCCGCCTAAGATCACGCCCTCCGAGGTGGATCCCGTACAGCATAAGTCCGACCTGCTCGCCGAACACTGCCTGCTCTTCGTGGCCTGCACCCGAGCGAGAGACGCACTGGCCGTTTCCTGGAGCGGTGAGCGGAGCCGCCTCCTCAACGCGGCGGTCGAGGGCTGA
- a CDS encoding ATP-binding cassette domain-containing protein yields MCAQIPAVLGRIGRLAWRTDRRAVQFLLGCQVVTGVSAAVLLTATARAMGPLLGGGSAGERLHGALPALLVVALAAALGRGAGAVATYAERRITPRLITETDSALVEAVCRVEAAAYAEDGFVDRQEAAEMGVIRAQFMVADAQRFSSALIRMITAAGVLSVLNVLMLPLLLLAVLPAGVGAVLTARVDYEIHYANVADRNVRGMMRWWATTSKYADEVRANSMTDYLVFWYRSLSDRCDRRTLAGTPRTLRIALLSSLAGGVFLVAAWGALGWLAVTGRVDLAVAATAVIAVQTTLAALSGVVVSGAAVFHTSLYLSDMQAFLDDAVARAPRRGRAALTGPAEEIRLEEVVYRYPGKDRPAVDGVSLTLRRGQILAIVGANGSGKSTLTRLLTGIYLPDRGRVTWNGTDLAEVGPATVWARTGLVPQIFAQWPLRVRENVTLGQPRTHDDGPVWEAVDAAGLREAVEELPAGLDTLLARDVFGGSEFSGGQWQRVACARALYRRPELLILDEPTSQMDPRGEHRIFERIKAVAADRITIVVTHRLENTRLADHVVVMEHGRITEQGHYEDLVRADGTFAELLALSRDR; encoded by the coding sequence ATGTGCGCGCAGATCCCGGCCGTGTTGGGCCGGATCGGCCGGCTGGCGTGGCGCACGGACCGGCGGGCCGTGCAGTTCCTGCTCGGCTGCCAGGTCGTGACGGGCGTCTCCGCGGCCGTCCTGCTCACCGCGACCGCCCGTGCCATGGGGCCGCTGCTCGGGGGTGGTTCGGCAGGCGAGCGGTTGCACGGGGCGCTGCCCGCGCTGCTGGTGGTGGCGCTTGCCGCCGCGCTGGGCCGGGGGGCGGGGGCGGTGGCCACCTACGCCGAGCGACGCATCACGCCCCGGCTCATCACCGAGACGGACAGCGCGCTGGTCGAGGCGGTGTGCCGGGTGGAGGCCGCCGCCTACGCGGAGGACGGGTTCGTGGACCGTCAGGAGGCGGCCGAGATGGGAGTGATCCGTGCGCAGTTCATGGTGGCCGACGCGCAGCGGTTCAGCTCCGCGCTGATCCGCATGATCACGGCGGCCGGGGTCCTGTCGGTGCTCAACGTGCTGATGCTGCCGCTGCTCCTGCTGGCGGTGCTCCCGGCCGGTGTCGGCGCCGTCCTGACCGCGAGGGTGGACTACGAGATCCACTACGCCAACGTCGCCGACCGCAACGTACGCGGCATGATGCGCTGGTGGGCCACCACGTCGAAGTACGCCGACGAGGTCCGCGCCAACTCGATGACCGACTACCTGGTGTTCTGGTACCGGTCCCTGTCCGACCGCTGCGACCGGCGGACGCTGGCCGGCACGCCCCGGACGTTGCGCATCGCGCTGCTGTCCTCACTGGCCGGTGGGGTCTTCCTCGTCGCCGCATGGGGCGCCCTGGGCTGGCTGGCCGTGACGGGCCGGGTCGATCTGGCCGTCGCCGCCACCGCTGTCATCGCCGTGCAGACCACTCTGGCCGCGCTCTCCGGGGTGGTCGTCAGCGGGGCGGCCGTCTTCCACACCAGCCTGTACCTGAGCGACATGCAGGCCTTCCTCGACGACGCCGTGGCGCGGGCTCCGCGACGCGGCCGGGCCGCCCTCACCGGCCCGGCGGAGGAGATCCGGTTGGAGGAGGTCGTCTACCGCTATCCCGGAAAGGACCGGCCCGCCGTGGACGGCGTCTCCCTCACCCTCCGGCGCGGACAGATCCTCGCGATCGTCGGGGCGAACGGCTCGGGCAAGTCGACGCTCACCCGGCTGCTCACCGGGATCTACCTGCCCGACCGGGGCAGGGTCACCTGGAACGGCACCGACCTCGCCGAGGTGGGCCCGGCGACGGTGTGGGCGCGCACCGGCCTGGTGCCGCAGATCTTCGCCCAGTGGCCCCTGCGGGTGCGGGAGAACGTCACCCTCGGTCAGCCCAGGACGCACGACGACGGGCCGGTGTGGGAGGCCGTCGACGCGGCCGGGCTGCGGGAGGCCGTCGAGGAGCTGCCGGCCGGCCTGGACACCCTCCTGGCCCGCGACGTCTTCGGCGGGTCGGAGTTCTCCGGGGGCCAGTGGCAGCGCGTCGCCTGTGCCCGGGCGCTGTACCGACGGCCGGAGCTGCTGATCCTGGACGAGCCCACCTCCCAGATGGACCCACGCGGCGAGCACCGGATCTTCGAGCGGATCAAGGCCGTCGCCGCCGACCGCATCACCATCGTGGTCACCCACCGGCTGGAGAACACCCGGCTCGCGGACCACGTCGTCGTGATGGAGCACGGCCGCATCACCGAGCAGGGGCACTACGAGGATCTCGTCCGTGCCGACGGGACGTTCGCCGAGCTGCTGGCCCTCTCGCGGGACCGCTGA